The proteins below are encoded in one region of Borrelia duttonii Ly:
- a CDS encoding outer membrane protein assembly factor BamD: MNKLILPLTILLVSCYTIAHLDDQLTEKTSHRIYLKEAQKAKNINDYQTALKIYEKMIQNYKENKEIVATGKYEIAFIYYVNNKKETAKKLFEELIQSNIETPKWVIPLSQKILQKIKTQ, encoded by the coding sequence ATGAATAAATTAATACTGCCATTAACTATTTTATTAGTCTCCTGCTACACAATAGCTCATCTAGATGACCAACTTACAGAAAAAACCTCTCACAGAATTTATTTAAAAGAAGCTCAAAAAGCAAAAAATATTAATGACTATCAAACTGCTTTAAAAATATATGAAAAAATGATTCAAAATTACAAAGAAAACAAAGAAATTGTTGCCACCGGAAAGTATGAAATTGCATTCATATATTATGTTAATAATAAAAAAGAAACAGCAAAAAAGCTCTTTGAAGAATTGATACAATCTAACATTGAAACACCTAAGTGGGTTATCCCACTATCTCAAAAAATATTACAAAAGATCAAAACCCAATAA